A genomic stretch from Arachis stenosperma cultivar V10309 chromosome 3, arast.V10309.gnm1.PFL2, whole genome shotgun sequence includes:
- the LOC130967039 gene encoding uncharacterized protein LOC130967039 — protein MWYLCVFYHRLLDYRKPEVESLAHLFGAFEDEQNGDVPAQLQWKLPIHHHPDSPFHFVNLPSEQVARSIANRSILVKGMYELWGEGGSYEELKDSVLSYPDERKLPYLEAGSTFKITVDSFGKVMSLDEQKELIQGLAYIPFKGQVKLKNPDHNFWLIEIDNYGRNNGLPPIVQRRIFFGREVGGADRKLIPTYQLKSRTYLGPTAMDAEMAFLMANQALATSGKLIYDPFVGTGSILVGAAHFGAMTMGADIDIRVVRDGRGPNCNVWSNFEQYGLPMPVGLLRADNNRPPWRSGLKEIFDAIICDPPYGVRAGGRKSGGRKLLKGAVEPYVVPDDKRTDHIPSTAPYSLVECVHDLLDLAAKMLAMRGRLVFFYPVLRDDDCAETHFPEHPCFKLISSSEQILSSRYSRVLLTMVKVGAYTKEIAEAARLKHLEFRENHVKWLQDGNLHSAVFSPIDAQLPEAGDSKFIKDPKPKYRGKYV, from the exons ATGTGGTATTTATGCGTTTTCTACCACAGGTTGTTGGATTACAGAAAACCCGAAGTGGAATCTCTGGCTCATCTCTTCGGTGCTTTTGAGGACGAACAAAACGGCGACGTTCCAGCACAGTTGCAGTGGAAGCTCCCTATTCACCACCACCCCGATTCTCCTTTCCATTTTGTCAATCTCCCTTCAGAGCAAGTCGCTCGCAGCATTGCCAACCGAA GCATACTTGTGAAGGGAATGTATGAGCTTTGGGGGGAAGGGGGCAGCTATGAGGAGTTGAAAGATTCTGTTTTGAGTTACCCTGATGAGAGGAAGCTGCCATACTTGGAAGCTGGTAGCACTTTCAAGATTACTGTTGACAGCTTTGGGAAGGTTATGAGTCTCGATGAACAGAAGGAACTCATTCAAGGGCTGGCTTATATCCCTTTCAAG GGACAAGTAAAGTTGAAAAACCCTGATCACAACTTCTGGCTTATAGAAATTGATAATTATGGGCGTAACAATGgtcttcctccaattgttcaaAGGAGAATCTTCTTTGGTCGTGAAGTTGGTGGTGCTGATAGGAAGCTTATACCAACATATCAGTTGAAAAGTCGTACCTATCTTGGTCCAACTGCCATGGATGCTGAAATGGCTTTTCTAATGGCCAACCAAGCACTTGCTACTTCAGGGAAACTAATATATGACCCTTTCGTTGGAACTGGAAGTATTCTTGTTGGAGCTGCTCACTTTGGAGCAATGACCATG GGTGCTGACATTGACATTAGGGTAGTGCGTGATGGACGTGGTCCTAACTGTAATGTATggagcaattttgagcag TATGGATTGCCAATGCCAGTAGGTCTGTTAAGGGCTGATAACAATCGCCCTCCCTGGCGTTCTGGGCTGAAAGAG ATATTTGATGCCATAATATGTGATCCTCCTTATGGAGTGCGAGCTGGGGGACGCAAATCTGGTGGGCGGAAGCTGCTAAAGGGGGCTGTGGAACCGTATGTTGTCCCTGATGACAAGAGGACGGATCACATACCATCAACAGCGCCTTACAGTTTAGTAGAGTGTGTGCATGATTTGCTCGATCTTGCAGCCAAAATGCTCGCAATGAGGGGCAGGCTTGTGTTCTTCTATCCCGTATTGAGAGACGATGATTGTGCCGAAACCCATTTCCCAGAGCATCCATGTTTTAAACTGATTTCTTCTTCTGAGCAGATCCTTAGTTCGCGTTATAGCAGGGTATTACTGACGATGGTCAAGGTTGGCGCTTACACCAAAGAAATAGCCGAGGCTGCAAGGTTAAAACACCTCGAGTTTAGGGAGAACCATGTTAAGTGGTTGCAAGATGGTAATCTTCATTCAGCAGTTTTTAGTCCAATTGATGCTCAATTACCGGAGGCCGGCGATTCTAAGTTTATCAAGGATCCAAAGCCTAAATACAGAGGGAAGTATGTTTAG
- the LOC130967043 gene encoding glycine-rich RNA-binding protein RZ1A produces MSDVEEYRCFIGGLAWSTSDRKLKDTFEKFGKLVEAKVVVDKFSGRSRGFGFVTFDEKKAMEDAIDAMNGMDLDGRTITVDKAQPQQGSGRDDGDRHRDRGRDRDRDRDRNRDYGGGRGSNGGECFKCGKPGHFARECPSEGGRGGRYGGREGGRHGGSGYGPDRNADRSSGGRSRDAGRDGDSGNDRYYRDRAGPYERRGSGGAR; encoded by the exons ATGTCAGACGTGGAAGAATATCGCTGCTTCATTGGTGGCCTTGCATGGTCAACATCTGATAGAAAGTTAAAGGATACATTTGAAAAGTTTGGCAAGCTTGTTGAAGCAAAG GTGGTTGTTGACAAATTCTCTGGGCGTTCTCGTGGTTTTGGATTTGTCACATTTGATGAAAAGAAAGCAATGGAAGATGCTATTGATGCTATGAATGGCATGGATTTAGATGGGCGAACTATCACTGTAGATAAAGCTCAGCCTCAACAAGGATCGGGTAGAGATGATGGTGACCGCCACCGTGATCGTGGTCGAGATCGTGACCGTGATCGCGATCGTAACAGAGATTATGGAGGCGGTCGAGGATCTAATGGTGGTGAATGCTTTAAGTGTGGTAAACCTGGTCATTTTGCTAGGGAGTGCCCTAGTGAAGGGGGAAGAGGAGGAAGGTATGGTGGCAGGGAAGGTGGTAGACATGGTGGAAGTGGTTATGGTCCTGATAGAAATGCAGATCGTTCTTCCGGCGGACGCAGCAGGGATGCTGGCAGGGATGGAGATTCAGGAAATGATCGATACTATCGTGATCGTGCTGGACCATATGAACGACGAGGATCAGGAGGTGCTCGTTAA